From Pungitius pungitius chromosome 9, fPunPun2.1, whole genome shotgun sequence, one genomic window encodes:
- the parn gene encoding poly(A)-specific ribonuclease PARN — MEVTRQNFKDSLKTVCSAIEEADFLAIDGEFSGISDGPNVSALTNGLDTPEERYAKLKKHSMDFLLFQFGLCTFKYDQEKSKYIIKPFNFYVFPKPFNRTSPDLKFICQSSSIDFLASQGFDFNKVFCNGIPYLNQEEEVQLREQSEERRNQQANGVGAASFNSPSSKGPAHVPEEHKDFINRVIGKVEALLTNSEKTLDLEPCTGFQRKLIYQTLNWKFSKGLHVETVETEKKERYIQVIKVDDEERKRREQQKREREQEELNDAVGFSRVIHAISKSGKLVVGHNMLLDVMHTIHQFYCPLPEDLQDFKEVTMCVFPRLLDTKLMASTQPFKELITNTSLAELEKQVKESPFKAPLVETAEGFHSYDTAQEQLHEAGYDAYITGLCFISMANYLGSFLTPPKAYISAHSKVVEPFFNKLFLMRIIDIPYLNITGPDLQPKRDHVLFVTFPKEWKTSDLYQLFSAFGNIQVSWLDDTSAFVSLSQTDQVQIAMNTSRYAESYRIQTYAEYIKGKQQKEKLGQTPKSWGEDGWMKPHYSTTSAGTAATFAYHKGLRKRSISPVEGERGTGDSPITDGWSQYSFPDATGSKKMKIDDQSGHAEAIESKTSEGWLKTADAPDSAGSSTPPEDEGSPDDDCGDDAEGTVTWQRAPAAQGRKGQKKKKKPQKPKGPQPTTSLFEVPEVW, encoded by the exons ATGGAGGTGACACGTCAAA ATTTTAAAGACAGTTTAAAAACGGTGTGCAGCGCGATCGAGGAGGCGGACTTCCTCGCCATCGATGGGGAATTTTCAG gAATAAGCGACGGCCCTAATGTCAGCGCGCTCACCAACGGACTGGACACTCCGGAGGAGCGATACGCCAAGCTTAAGAAG CACTCTATGGACTTCCTGCTCTTCCAATTTGGATTGTGTACATTCAAGTACGACCAGGAAAAGTCAAA GTACATCATAAAGCCTTTTAATTTTTACGTGTTCCCGAAGCCTTTCAACAGGACGTCACCTGACTTGAAGTTCATCTGTCAA AGTTCCAGTATTGATTTCCTGGCCAGTCAGGGATTTGACTTCAACAAGGTGTTCTGTAACG GAATCCCGTACTTGAACCAAGAAGAGGAAGTCCAGCTGAGGGAGCAgagcgaggagaggagaaacCAACAAGCCAACGGCGTCGGGGCGGCGTCCTTCAACTCCCCGTCCTCCAAAGGCCCCGCACACGTACCGGAGGAGCACAAGGACTTCATCAACCGGGTGAT agGGAAGGTTGAGGCTCTGCTGACTAACTCGGAGAAGACGTTGGACTTGGAGCCGTGCACTGG GTTTCAGAGAAAGCTGATTTACCAAACTCTGAACTGGAA gtttTCCAAGGGGCTTCATGTAGAAACTGTGGAAACGGAAAAG AAGGAGCGTTACATTCAGGTCATCAAAGTGGATgacgaggagaggaagaggagggaacagCAGAAACGGGAGAGAGAGCAG GAGGAGCTAAACGATGCTGTCGGCTTCTCCAGGGTCATCCACGCCATCTCTAAATCT GGTAAACTTGTGGTTGGGCACAACATGTTGTTGGACGTGATGCACACCATCCACCAGTTCTACTGCCCTCTGCCGGAG GATCTTCAAGACTTTAAAGAGGTCACAATGTGTGTCTTCCCAAG ACTTCTGGACACAAAGTTGATGGCTTCCACTCAGCCTTTTAAG GAGCTGATCACCAACACGTCTCTGGCAGAGTTGGAGAAGCAGGTGAAGGAGAGCCCCTTCAAGGCGCCTCTGGTCG AAACGGCAGAGGGGTTCCACAGCTACGACACGGCCCAAGAACAGCTCCACGAGGCCGGATACGACGCCTACATCACTGGCCTCTGTTTCATCTCCATGGCCAACTATCTGG GCTCGTTCCTGACTCCGCCCAAAGCGTACATCTCTGCTCACTCCAAAGTTGTTGAGCCTTTCTTCAACAA GCTTTTCCTGATGAGGATAATCGACATTCCCTACCTCAACATCACAGGACCTGATT TGCAACCTAAACGAGACCATGTCCTGTTTGTCACCTTCCCCAAAGAATGGAAGACGAGTGACCTCTACCAGCTCTTCAGTGCCTTTG GGAACATCCAGGTTTCCTGGCTAGACGACACGTCGGCATTTGTGTCCCTGAGTCAGACGGACCAGGTGCAGATCG CCATGAACACCAGCCGCTACGCAGAGAGCTACCGGATCCAGACGTACGCCGAGTACATCAAGGGcaagcagcagaaggagaagctcGGCCAGACCCCCAAATCCTGGGGGGAGGACGGCTGGATGAAGCCTCACTACTCCACTACCTCCGCTGGCACCGCCGCCACTTTCGCATATCACAA AGGTTTGAGGAAGCGCAGCATCAGTCCCGTTGAGGGAGAACGGGGCACTGGAGATTCTCCGATAACGGACGGGTGGAGTCAATACTCGTTCCCGGATGCCACGGGCAGCAAGAAGATGAAGatcgatg ACCAGAGCGGCCACGCAGAGGCCATCGAGAGCAAGACGTCGGAGGGCTGGCTAAAGACGGC GGACGCACCAGATTCAGCGGGGTCCAGCACGCCTCCCGAGGACGAGGGAAGTCCTGACGATGACTGCGGCGACGACGCAGAGGGAACGGTCACCTGGCAACGGGCCCCGGCAGCTCAGGGCAGGAAaggtcagaagaagaagaagaagccgcagAAGCCCAAAG GACCCCAACCTACGACGTCGCTGTTTGAGGTGCCAGAAGTGTGGTAG
- the LOC119217900 gene encoding RNA exonuclease 5-like isoform X2 — MNLEHASSVTSETSGELSSAAEACNRRKRKRVAPPEAPGGAKRSKGRSPSISVPPDSLQRAIGASELTALLHYAALGRAGGVRRPSWCRLRRQRRVTAVNVVIVEGLTQTHFYKHYLALRHLRTSYTTRLTFTPSLGDLASGIFSGEVLKTGAASLQRPLGGRLKALMTHPVITKFGTQRRGLTAYVLTEEEMIKRRYPVKGLPGFEGFVCTDCADRVTDSSPLYGMDCEMVHTERGYELARVSLVDSDGSCLLDDLVKPQNRILNYLTRFSGITKAMLRPITTSLRDVQVKLGKLLPSNAVLVGHSLESDLVALKLIHRHVMDTSLLYRRDFGQRFKLKVLAEVVLQRQIQTEDKTGHNPVEDAVAALELAQYFIKMGPSQVVERHREELWGYTTVDEPADCEPEAKPSLRFADVLQTLGRSVAYMGRRSDVPLDLSNQQWHNSDKALVASFRRRTGCPFLSVLKFSSLSDRPRPEPLADARALRDMCVAFAGPLPAGVSEREVRRLFGRCGAVRSVRLLSSPVTVHAEVEFELLEGAVLALKVLNGLHVHGQPIKVQRPVNASLLDLDLTLDALMRDGTNASRLYAARSRLSARANGAPRPDRLSEEAVRETFGRFGPVEGVVLAARHAHIQFQGPADREAALGSSEDLRKEKYLVCPSLTPPHLPSWVATTTTRSSGEEEDDAGGEERPPGHAGSQVKADRAADEDQEMDLLLGKLDRRLQKLLGSLPEGTLSVVVLPGGASAQGLCLMEVKQ, encoded by the exons aaaCATCTGGCGAGCTTTCATCTGCGGCCGAGGCATGCaacagaaggaaaagaaagcgCGTCGCCCCTCCCGAGGCGCCCGGGGGGGCCAAGAGGTCAAAAGGGCGCTCGCCGAGCATCTCCGTGCCGCCCGACAGCCTCCAACGAGCGATCGGGGCGAGCGAGCTGACGGCGCTGCTGCACTACGCCGCTCTGGGGAGGGCGGGCGGCGTCCGGCGGCCCAG CTGGTGTCGTCTCCGCCGTCAGAGGAGGGTCACGGCGGTGAACGTGGTGATCGTGGAGGGGCTGACGCAGACGCACTTCTACAAGCACTACCTCGCCCTGCGGCACCTCAGGACCAGCTACACCACC AGGCTGACCTTCACGCCATCGCTCGGCGACCTGGCGTCCGGGATCTTCAGCGGGGAggttctgaaaacgggcgccgCGTCCCTCCAGCGGCCGCTCGGCGGGAGACTCAAAG CACTGATGACTCACCCAGTGATCACCAAGTTCGGCACCCAGAGGAGAGGCCTGACGGCGTATGTTCTCACCGAGGAAGAGATGATCAAGAGACGCTACCCTGTCAAAg GGTTGCCGGGCTTCGAGGGGTTTGTGTGCACAGACTGCGCTGACCGCGTGACGGACAGCAGCCCTCTGTACGGAATGGACTGTGAGATG GTTCACACAGAGCGAGGGTACGAGTTGGCGCGCGTCTCTCTGGTGGACAGCGACGGGAGCTGTCTGCTGGACGACCTGGTGAAGCCTCAAAACCGAATACTCAACTACCtcaccag GTTCTCTGGTATAACCAAAGCGATGTTGCGACCAATCACGACGAGCCTGCGTGACGTTCAGGTGAAGCTCGGGAAGCTGTTGCCGAGCAACGCGGTTCTGGTGGGACACTCGCTGGAAAGCGACCTCGtggctttgaaa ctcatccacCGGCATGTAATGGACACCTCGCTGCTGTACAGGAGAGACTTTGGACAAAGGTTTAAGCTGAAGGTCCTGGCAGAGGTCGTGCTGCA GAGACAGATACAAACAGAAGACAAGACGGGGCATAACCCTGTTGAGGACGCGGTGGCAGCTCTGGAGCTGGCTcaatattttataaaaatggGGCCGAGTCAg GTGGTGGAGCGTCACCGAGAGGAGCTGTGGGGATACACCACGGTGGACGAGCCCGCTGACTGTGAGCCTGAAGCCAAACCCAGTCTCAG GTTTGCGGACGTGTTGCAGACTCTGGGCCGGTCCGTGGCCTACATGGGGAGGCGCTCGGACGTCCCGCTGGATCTGTCCAATCAGCAGTGGCACAACTCGGACAAAGCA CTGGTGGCCTCCTTCAGGAGGCGGACCGGGTGTCCGTTCCTCTCGGTGCTCaagttctcctccctctctgaccgCCCGCGCCCGGAGCCCCTCGCC gACGCGCGCGCCCTTCGGGACATGTGCGTGGCGTTCGCCGGGCCGCTCCCCGCGGGCGTCTCCGAGCGGGAAGTGAGGCGGCTCTTTGGGCGCTGCGGGGCGGTTCGGAGCGTCCGACTGTTGAGCTCGCCCGTCACG GTGCATGCAGAGGTGGAGTTTGAGCTGCTGGAGGGGGCCGTGCTGGCTCTAAAGGTGTTGAATGGACTTCACGTGCATGGACAGCCCATCAAG gTGCAGAGGCCCGTTAACGCGTCGCTGCTGGACCTGGACCTGACTCTGGACGCCTTGATGCGCGACGGCACCAACGCCAGCCGCCTCTACGCCGCCAGGTCCCGCCTCTCCGCGAGGGCCAACGGCGCGCCGCGGCCGGACCGACTGTCCGAGGAGGCCGTCCGAGAGACGTTCGGGCGCTTCGGCCCGGTGGAGGGAGTCGTCCTGGCCGCGAGGCACGCCCACATAC AGTTCCAGGGCCCGGCGGATAGGGAGGCGGCACTCGGCTCCTCCGAGGACCTCCGCAAGGAAAAGTACCTCGTCTGTCCGTCCCTGACGCCGCCGCACTTACCCTCCTGGGTTGctacgacgacgacgaggagcagcggggaggaggaggacgacgccgGCGGCGAGGAGAGGCCCCCCGGGCACGCCGGCTCGCAGGTGAAGGCAGACCGGGCTGCTGATGAG GACCAGGAaatggacctcctgttggggAAGTTGGACCGCCGCCTACAGAAGCTCCTCGGATCTCTCCCAGAAGGCACCTTGTCCGTGGTCGTGCTGCCCGGAGGCGCCAG CGCTCAGGGTTTGTGCCTAATGGAGGTGAAACAGTGA
- the LOC119217900 gene encoding RNA exonuclease 5-like isoform X3, with amino-acid sequence MNLEHASSVTSETSGELSSAAEACNRRKRKRVAPPEAPGGAKRSKGRSPSISVPPDSLQRAIGASELTALLHYAALGRAGGVRRPSWCRLRRQRRVTAVNVVIVEGLTQTHFYKHYLALRHLRTSYTTRLTFTPSLGDLASGIFSGEVLKTGAASLQRPLGGRLKAALMTHPVITKFGTQRRGLTAYVLTEEEMIKRRYPVKGLPGFEGFVCTDCADRVTDSSPLYGMDCEMVHTERGYELARVSLVDSDGSCLLDDLVKPQNRILNYLTRFSGITKAMLRPITTSLRDVQVKLGKLLPSNAVLVGHSLESDLVALKLIHRHVMDTSLLYRRDFGQRFKLKVLAEVVLQRQIQTEDKTGHNPVEDAVAALELAQYFIKMGPSQVVERHREELWGYTTVDEPADCEPEAKPSLRFADVLQTLGRSVAYMGRRSDVPLDLSNQQWHNSDKALVASFRRRTGCPFLSVLKFSSLSDRPRPEPLADARALRDMCVAFAGPLPAGVSEREVRRLFGRCGAVRSVRLLSSPVTVHAEVEFELLEGAVLALKVLNGLHVHGQPIKVQRPVNASLLDLDLTLDALMRDGTNASRLYAARSRLSARANGAPRPDRLSEEAVRETFGRFGPVEGVVLAARHAHIQFQGPADREAALGSSEDLRKEKYLVCPSLTPPHLPSWVATTTTRSSGEEEDDAGGEERPPGHAGSQDQEMDLLLGKLDRRLQKLLGSLPEGTLSVVVLPGGASAQGLCLMEVKQ; translated from the exons aaaCATCTGGCGAGCTTTCATCTGCGGCCGAGGCATGCaacagaaggaaaagaaagcgCGTCGCCCCTCCCGAGGCGCCCGGGGGGGCCAAGAGGTCAAAAGGGCGCTCGCCGAGCATCTCCGTGCCGCCCGACAGCCTCCAACGAGCGATCGGGGCGAGCGAGCTGACGGCGCTGCTGCACTACGCCGCTCTGGGGAGGGCGGGCGGCGTCCGGCGGCCCAG CTGGTGTCGTCTCCGCCGTCAGAGGAGGGTCACGGCGGTGAACGTGGTGATCGTGGAGGGGCTGACGCAGACGCACTTCTACAAGCACTACCTCGCCCTGCGGCACCTCAGGACCAGCTACACCACC AGGCTGACCTTCACGCCATCGCTCGGCGACCTGGCGTCCGGGATCTTCAGCGGGGAggttctgaaaacgggcgccgCGTCCCTCCAGCGGCCGCTCGGCGGGAGACTCAAAG cAGCACTGATGACTCACCCAGTGATCACCAAGTTCGGCACCCAGAGGAGAGGCCTGACGGCGTATGTTCTCACCGAGGAAGAGATGATCAAGAGACGCTACCCTGTCAAAg GGTTGCCGGGCTTCGAGGGGTTTGTGTGCACAGACTGCGCTGACCGCGTGACGGACAGCAGCCCTCTGTACGGAATGGACTGTGAGATG GTTCACACAGAGCGAGGGTACGAGTTGGCGCGCGTCTCTCTGGTGGACAGCGACGGGAGCTGTCTGCTGGACGACCTGGTGAAGCCTCAAAACCGAATACTCAACTACCtcaccag GTTCTCTGGTATAACCAAAGCGATGTTGCGACCAATCACGACGAGCCTGCGTGACGTTCAGGTGAAGCTCGGGAAGCTGTTGCCGAGCAACGCGGTTCTGGTGGGACACTCGCTGGAAAGCGACCTCGtggctttgaaa ctcatccacCGGCATGTAATGGACACCTCGCTGCTGTACAGGAGAGACTTTGGACAAAGGTTTAAGCTGAAGGTCCTGGCAGAGGTCGTGCTGCA GAGACAGATACAAACAGAAGACAAGACGGGGCATAACCCTGTTGAGGACGCGGTGGCAGCTCTGGAGCTGGCTcaatattttataaaaatggGGCCGAGTCAg GTGGTGGAGCGTCACCGAGAGGAGCTGTGGGGATACACCACGGTGGACGAGCCCGCTGACTGTGAGCCTGAAGCCAAACCCAGTCTCAG GTTTGCGGACGTGTTGCAGACTCTGGGCCGGTCCGTGGCCTACATGGGGAGGCGCTCGGACGTCCCGCTGGATCTGTCCAATCAGCAGTGGCACAACTCGGACAAAGCA CTGGTGGCCTCCTTCAGGAGGCGGACCGGGTGTCCGTTCCTCTCGGTGCTCaagttctcctccctctctgaccgCCCGCGCCCGGAGCCCCTCGCC gACGCGCGCGCCCTTCGGGACATGTGCGTGGCGTTCGCCGGGCCGCTCCCCGCGGGCGTCTCCGAGCGGGAAGTGAGGCGGCTCTTTGGGCGCTGCGGGGCGGTTCGGAGCGTCCGACTGTTGAGCTCGCCCGTCACG GTGCATGCAGAGGTGGAGTTTGAGCTGCTGGAGGGGGCCGTGCTGGCTCTAAAGGTGTTGAATGGACTTCACGTGCATGGACAGCCCATCAAG gTGCAGAGGCCCGTTAACGCGTCGCTGCTGGACCTGGACCTGACTCTGGACGCCTTGATGCGCGACGGCACCAACGCCAGCCGCCTCTACGCCGCCAGGTCCCGCCTCTCCGCGAGGGCCAACGGCGCGCCGCGGCCGGACCGACTGTCCGAGGAGGCCGTCCGAGAGACGTTCGGGCGCTTCGGCCCGGTGGAGGGAGTCGTCCTGGCCGCGAGGCACGCCCACATAC AGTTCCAGGGCCCGGCGGATAGGGAGGCGGCACTCGGCTCCTCCGAGGACCTCCGCAAGGAAAAGTACCTCGTCTGTCCGTCCCTGACGCCGCCGCACTTACCCTCCTGGGTTGctacgacgacgacgaggagcagcggggaggaggaggacgacgccgGCGGCGAGGAGAGGCCCCCCGGGCACGCCGGCTCGCAG GACCAGGAaatggacctcctgttggggAAGTTGGACCGCCGCCTACAGAAGCTCCTCGGATCTCTCCCAGAAGGCACCTTGTCCGTGGTCGTGCTGCCCGGAGGCGCCAG CGCTCAGGGTTTGTGCCTAATGGAGGTGAAACAGTGA
- the LOC119217900 gene encoding RNA exonuclease 5-like isoform X1: MNLEHASSVTSETSGELSSAAEACNRRKRKRVAPPEAPGGAKRSKGRSPSISVPPDSLQRAIGASELTALLHYAALGRAGGVRRPSWCRLRRQRRVTAVNVVIVEGLTQTHFYKHYLALRHLRTSYTTRLTFTPSLGDLASGIFSGEVLKTGAASLQRPLGGRLKAALMTHPVITKFGTQRRGLTAYVLTEEEMIKRRYPVKGLPGFEGFVCTDCADRVTDSSPLYGMDCEMVHTERGYELARVSLVDSDGSCLLDDLVKPQNRILNYLTRFSGITKAMLRPITTSLRDVQVKLGKLLPSNAVLVGHSLESDLVALKLIHRHVMDTSLLYRRDFGQRFKLKVLAEVVLQRQIQTEDKTGHNPVEDAVAALELAQYFIKMGPSQVVERHREELWGYTTVDEPADCEPEAKPSLRFADVLQTLGRSVAYMGRRSDVPLDLSNQQWHNSDKALVASFRRRTGCPFLSVLKFSSLSDRPRPEPLADARALRDMCVAFAGPLPAGVSEREVRRLFGRCGAVRSVRLLSSPVTVHAEVEFELLEGAVLALKVLNGLHVHGQPIKVQRPVNASLLDLDLTLDALMRDGTNASRLYAARSRLSARANGAPRPDRLSEEAVRETFGRFGPVEGVVLAARHAHIQFQGPADREAALGSSEDLRKEKYLVCPSLTPPHLPSWVATTTTRSSGEEEDDAGGEERPPGHAGSQVKADRAADEDQEMDLLLGKLDRRLQKLLGSLPEGTLSVVVLPGGASAQGLCLMEVKQ; this comes from the exons aaaCATCTGGCGAGCTTTCATCTGCGGCCGAGGCATGCaacagaaggaaaagaaagcgCGTCGCCCCTCCCGAGGCGCCCGGGGGGGCCAAGAGGTCAAAAGGGCGCTCGCCGAGCATCTCCGTGCCGCCCGACAGCCTCCAACGAGCGATCGGGGCGAGCGAGCTGACGGCGCTGCTGCACTACGCCGCTCTGGGGAGGGCGGGCGGCGTCCGGCGGCCCAG CTGGTGTCGTCTCCGCCGTCAGAGGAGGGTCACGGCGGTGAACGTGGTGATCGTGGAGGGGCTGACGCAGACGCACTTCTACAAGCACTACCTCGCCCTGCGGCACCTCAGGACCAGCTACACCACC AGGCTGACCTTCACGCCATCGCTCGGCGACCTGGCGTCCGGGATCTTCAGCGGGGAggttctgaaaacgggcgccgCGTCCCTCCAGCGGCCGCTCGGCGGGAGACTCAAAG cAGCACTGATGACTCACCCAGTGATCACCAAGTTCGGCACCCAGAGGAGAGGCCTGACGGCGTATGTTCTCACCGAGGAAGAGATGATCAAGAGACGCTACCCTGTCAAAg GGTTGCCGGGCTTCGAGGGGTTTGTGTGCACAGACTGCGCTGACCGCGTGACGGACAGCAGCCCTCTGTACGGAATGGACTGTGAGATG GTTCACACAGAGCGAGGGTACGAGTTGGCGCGCGTCTCTCTGGTGGACAGCGACGGGAGCTGTCTGCTGGACGACCTGGTGAAGCCTCAAAACCGAATACTCAACTACCtcaccag GTTCTCTGGTATAACCAAAGCGATGTTGCGACCAATCACGACGAGCCTGCGTGACGTTCAGGTGAAGCTCGGGAAGCTGTTGCCGAGCAACGCGGTTCTGGTGGGACACTCGCTGGAAAGCGACCTCGtggctttgaaa ctcatccacCGGCATGTAATGGACACCTCGCTGCTGTACAGGAGAGACTTTGGACAAAGGTTTAAGCTGAAGGTCCTGGCAGAGGTCGTGCTGCA GAGACAGATACAAACAGAAGACAAGACGGGGCATAACCCTGTTGAGGACGCGGTGGCAGCTCTGGAGCTGGCTcaatattttataaaaatggGGCCGAGTCAg GTGGTGGAGCGTCACCGAGAGGAGCTGTGGGGATACACCACGGTGGACGAGCCCGCTGACTGTGAGCCTGAAGCCAAACCCAGTCTCAG GTTTGCGGACGTGTTGCAGACTCTGGGCCGGTCCGTGGCCTACATGGGGAGGCGCTCGGACGTCCCGCTGGATCTGTCCAATCAGCAGTGGCACAACTCGGACAAAGCA CTGGTGGCCTCCTTCAGGAGGCGGACCGGGTGTCCGTTCCTCTCGGTGCTCaagttctcctccctctctgaccgCCCGCGCCCGGAGCCCCTCGCC gACGCGCGCGCCCTTCGGGACATGTGCGTGGCGTTCGCCGGGCCGCTCCCCGCGGGCGTCTCCGAGCGGGAAGTGAGGCGGCTCTTTGGGCGCTGCGGGGCGGTTCGGAGCGTCCGACTGTTGAGCTCGCCCGTCACG GTGCATGCAGAGGTGGAGTTTGAGCTGCTGGAGGGGGCCGTGCTGGCTCTAAAGGTGTTGAATGGACTTCACGTGCATGGACAGCCCATCAAG gTGCAGAGGCCCGTTAACGCGTCGCTGCTGGACCTGGACCTGACTCTGGACGCCTTGATGCGCGACGGCACCAACGCCAGCCGCCTCTACGCCGCCAGGTCCCGCCTCTCCGCGAGGGCCAACGGCGCGCCGCGGCCGGACCGACTGTCCGAGGAGGCCGTCCGAGAGACGTTCGGGCGCTTCGGCCCGGTGGAGGGAGTCGTCCTGGCCGCGAGGCACGCCCACATAC AGTTCCAGGGCCCGGCGGATAGGGAGGCGGCACTCGGCTCCTCCGAGGACCTCCGCAAGGAAAAGTACCTCGTCTGTCCGTCCCTGACGCCGCCGCACTTACCCTCCTGGGTTGctacgacgacgacgaggagcagcggggaggaggaggacgacgccgGCGGCGAGGAGAGGCCCCCCGGGCACGCCGGCTCGCAGGTGAAGGCAGACCGGGCTGCTGATGAG GACCAGGAaatggacctcctgttggggAAGTTGGACCGCCGCCTACAGAAGCTCCTCGGATCTCTCCCAGAAGGCACCTTGTCCGTGGTCGTGCTGCCCGGAGGCGCCAG CGCTCAGGGTTTGTGCCTAATGGAGGTGAAACAGTGA